The genomic DNA TAGCCTGCATAGGTGGAGCAGCATTGCCTCCTGCTGGAAGCCTCCGTGCTGTGCCGGTggaattcattcatttatcccAAATTAGAACGCATTCAGTTTTATGACCGCGGTCGTCAGTTGCTAGAACAATGTCATTGATCATCCGGACGATATACCTGCAGACATTCTCTTCTGTGATCTTTGTTCGCCGACGAACGTTTCTGCGACTGAAAagtaaacaagaaattttatttacctacTTATACTCAAAGCGAATAACCGAACTGAATGGGAATcgtacttttttcagaatgcaACTTATTCACTTGGACTTCGCACTAGGAGTCTGCTTGCATTCCGTTACGTTATTGAGATGTGAAAccttacatatataaataattatacagtgTTCCAGAACAAACGCTTTGGTTTATACGTCTGAGCAAGGAAGAAGTTTGAAACGGAGTTATGATTAATGTCGACAAGCCCTTCGTGACAGGATTCAAGGACGACGAATATCTCGAGTGGGTAGGTTCGTGGTGCCCGAGTTGCTGGGCGGCTTTGTCTAATCAGCTCGAAGAACAAAACGGCTTTGTGTCTCGGGGCGCTACGTTCACCGCTGTCATCTGGACCGGGTTCGAAGCGGCCGTAGATCCTGCACGTTCTTCGCTGCAGGATCCTGCCGCCGTTGTCCTGCATTATTTAGCGACAATTACCGAAGCTTTCTATGTCCCGCGCAACGTGCAGCGAGCACCAGAGTCGGCTTGTCAAAGGCGATAAAGACGAGAAATTGTTGCAGTTCATTACCgcggaaaaataattcatcgcgCTTGACCTGTAGAGAAAACCACTGATTACCAGGAAAATGTTGATCAACCTGCAAGAATCTCTAGACCGTGTGATTCTGCGACTGCTCAAGACGCATTGGATGAACAATTATCGAGAAATTCTTTCCGTTCGCTCTCTGTACAAAGCAGAACAATTTCCGTGGCGTCGTGAGGCTCTACATTTTACAATCAGGAgcgttttcttgtttttcaagtCCACCGGGAGGATGAAAGGATCGAAAATCGTTGCTAGGAATGACGCTGCTCTGAAAGTTCTATTTGTAGTCCCTGAAGTTGATCGCTTCACGCCTCGAAATTGGAAACAGCCCCTAAGAAGTCTGGGGAGATAATTccggaatttcgaaaactgtTTGTAACTGGAGTACCGCTCGACTTTCTTGTCAACGCTGGTTGAATTATGGCGCGAAGGTCTCACTCTGCTCCGCACATCCACGTTTCTCGAGTTCCCAAACTCTCTAGtagttcaatttttctgcagaaaAACTTCACCTCGGTACGCGACGACACATAAGAACGCACAACGATATCTCAGAAAAACTCGTCATTTACAACGCAGTTTTGATCACGTGAAAATTTACTATACGCTCCAAAGCCGAATGGAATATGACTCTTTGACACGCTTGTACTTAGCTTTCTTGCTCTTTTCCTCTGCTTGGATAACCACGGCCTCGACACCCTCCCTGACGTGTTGGACGTGCCTTGAGCCGAATGCGCCAACTTCCCTTCCGCGGCCTATTTACTTTTTCTCGGAGGTTTGAGCACGGCGACACCCCCGCCGAATGAGTTATCGCCGGAGCCCTCTCAATTACCCTAATGAGCACAAATGCCAATACACAGCAATGCCTACCTCCGAACATCTCCGTCTAAGGTACGTCTTATTTTTAAACCAAAGGGTTGTGTTGACGAATTTGCGGTCGAACCGCCGGCTTTGAATGCAGGTTGCGGTCCCGGTTCTTTGTGTATCCACCCGCAAGGATCTTACTCGTTATACTTACTACTTTggtattctgaaaaaaatcgttaagtagtacttgtttattattaataataaaaatcagcaattctttgaacaaaatttcCTTGCATTGCACGCCTGAGGAATCATTATCTCCAGTCATCGTTGTCAAGGATACAATTGACATGTTTCCAAGTGACACGCGGTCGATTCATATTTGATTTCTTGCCAACGAAGATGGCGTATTTGACGACAATAGTTGACTACATGTCAACGATACATTCACGAATGGACAAAACTAGGTTCTCAATTTACAGTCAACAATAGTCTACAGGTCGACTTTAAATTAACTTGCCATCAAAAAATAGTCAggcaaaactttgaaattttcttaattaccagattttttcatcctattacATTTACCATTGCGAGTTTTACACAATATCCAATTTTCATCTCACCCTTGACTTGAGTGTAACGGTTTTCAGGACATTCCTGACCATATGATTAGCACGGCTTCGACTCTTGGCTTATATTGACAGTCATATCAAATTTTAAGCGAATAGTCACCGTTTTGTCGGTTTCTTGTCAAGAAACTACTGCTACTGAATTCCATTCGATTGATTAGAATCATCATCACATCTTTGATTTCGGCtgttttattacaaatatttcaaagaagCTAGTCAGCGCGAtggttcgaaaattttgtaaatatcgTGTATGAAGAGGGAGCCATATTCCATAATCTTTGAGAGGGTAAAATAGAGAACGTTATAACCATTTGATTACACTGCTCACAACTCCGTTGAAGAGAATTGTGAAGGTAACATACAGAAGTGCCCACACTACCGGAGACCACGAGATTAGCTCCAACCCCGGGGCAAACAATGCAGCATTATTCTACAGCGGGTAAGGATCGCGTTCTTCTGCATCGACCGTGGCTACGTCACCGCGAAAACGTCGGTTTATCCACTAGGCTATTTAGGGTACCCCGAATTGGGGTGCGTCAACGAGGAACGATGGTTCtctgtttaaaatatttttataatattttcaaaagatgagaattaaaaacaaatcatttttttcaaacatcgaaACTTAGTACATAAATTTGGAATTATCAAAGTTGTCAATtccatgaaaaaatatacgcatagagggaaataaaattaaatcattGGTGAGAAAATGTGCCAAAAACACAACTAAAGAAGGATTCTGTATGTAGTATCCGAACTATGGACTATGTGCAGaaattgttactattattaacaCCTTTACTAGTTGTTTCACTGATAGGACTCGTATTTTTTACGTATTTAAGTTATTCTAACAAAGAATCGGGCTTGAAAGTCTGTAGGAATTTCTTCGGGTATGCTCCGTTATTTTTTGCATTCTATGGGTTTTTCCCCAAGGAACTTGTAATGACGTATAAAGTTCCGGAGCAAAAGATTAACGAAGTCATCTGGATTTCCAAAACTGAAATACGTATAAGATTAAAAACATTCCGGTGTTGACGTTTGTAGAAGGGGCAAGCAGAAGTAGAAAAACGAAACATATATTTGCAATCTGCACAGGAATTGTAATTCTCTGTCGGCACATATtaaacaattgttttttatttgaaattggttTCATTTATCAGAACATACTTCGTTTGATAACCGGTGACGATTTTAACAGCATGACAATCAGCTGACCGATTAATAGTCTAACTCTGCGCTGATAAATTCTTAAAGCGAATATTGATTAGATTCTACGTCAATATGTCAACGACGGTGAGTTCCGGTAAGGTTGGAACAACTTCCCTCAGATCGTCGATGGTGCAGGCGTAAGAGATGCCCTTCTCAATGCTATCCGCGGTCCAAGTCAGCCACGTGATCTTGCTGCTTATATCGTCGCAGATGTAGTAGTCCGATGTCACTTCGGTGATGTACGGATTGTTAACACCGACGAAGGCAGTTCCCTTCTGCGTGAGCGGATCGTAAATGATTTTCCAGAAGAATTTCGGAACTGGCAGGGCACGTTCGTCTCCAGAGGCGTAGAAATATATAGGTTGTTCCAAGTTATTGACGTCGAGGAGGGTTGTGATGCCATGGACACCCGTGTAGACGTCGAGGTCCACCTGAGAGTTACTGGCATAGTCCCTGACGTCCGACTCCAAGTACATCCAGTTCGCTCCGTTGAAGGTTTGCCACTGCGGGTGGCAGTTCACGTACCAGAAAGTGGACCAATGGGCCGAGCCGTAGACGAAGTCAGCCTTCGCGGTGATGTGACCTCGAGCGAAGTAGTAGTTCGAGGAGCTGCTGATGTACGTGGCGCCGAGATCGGTGGAGTTCACGATGAGGGAGACCGTCGCCCTCTGGACCGACCTGGTGAACTGGGTGTTTACGTTGTAGTCACCCCAGAAGTCGCCTTGGGACCAGCTGGGCCTCGGATAGCTGCGCTGGTAGCCACCGATGGTTTTGGTCAGGTTGAACTTGGTCCAATAGGTGAAGTAGATGTCGTCGTCACGGCAGATTTCAATCGTCCTCAGGAACTCATCTCCAAGATCGAATCCGATCTCGAG from Diprion similis isolate iyDipSimi1 chromosome 2, iyDipSimi1.1, whole genome shotgun sequence includes the following:
- the LOC124416067 gene encoding uncharacterized protein LOC124416067, with product MIWLTTLLAIAIASTNASPTRSSGCSVSLNGDLNDPQPLILVPKGQEVSYVLPVDTSGTLVFAENEELRLACVGDNNYLVGVGNEDVQDIEAYCVSDKTFLVNSVEYEFGDLVCSFVPSSTVRRTGEACLNKYSQLEIGFDLGDEFLRTIEICRDDDIYFTYWTKFNLTKTIGGYQRSYPRPSWSQGDFWGDYNVNTQFTRSVQRATVSLIVNSTDLGATYISSSSNYYFARGHITAKADFVYGSAHWSTFWYVNCHPQWQTFNGANWMYLESDVRDYASNSQVDLDVYTGVHGITTLLDVNNLEQPIYFYASGDERALPVPKFFWKIIYDPLTQKGTAFVGVNNPYITEVTSDYYICDDISSKITWLTWTADSIEKGISYACTIDDLREVVPTLPELTVVDILT